In one window of Arctopsyche grandis isolate Sample6627 chromosome 6, ASM5162203v2, whole genome shotgun sequence DNA:
- the LOC143913716 gene encoding uncharacterized protein LOC143913716: MIVNIVKFVLIVLCVNAIAAEDDKNYADFLPICKRYDPDLNECLKNATVILKEKIVHGIPELKLPPLEPLKIPGVRFEQTTKSSMFKAVLMDVMLHGLSNYEFTDVQVDLENLTIYGQIYFDHIYLDSEYMLMGKFQMLPVEGSGRVMVNFTETMVDVKLSGALLKRKDKFYFMNHETDVQVKVGNSEAKFENLYSSSDEMSHINEHLINMHSSEILKELKPALESVASMLFDEVANKFFRNISFDKLFPE; encoded by the exons atgataGTAAACATAGTTAAATTCGTTTTGATAGTTTTGTGCGTGAATGCAATCGCAGCAgaagatgataaaaattatg CTGACTTCTTGCCAATTTGCAAAAGGTACGACCCCGATTTAAACGAGTGTCTCAAAAATGCTACGGTTATTCTAAAAGAAAAAATTGTCCACGGCATTCCCGAATTGAAATTACCGCCTTTGGAGCCGTTGAAAATTCCTGGAGTCAGGTTTGAACAGACGACTAAGTCTTCAATGTTCAAAGCTGTGCTTATGGACGTAATGCTGCATGGATTGAGCAACTACGAGTTCACAGATGTTCA AGTCGACCTGGAAAATTTAACCATATACGGACAGATTTATTTCGATCACATATACTTGGATTCTGAATATATGTTGATGGGAAAGTTTCAAATGTTGCCAGTAGAAGGGAGCGGTAGAGTCATGGTCAACTTCA CTGAGACCATGGTGGACGTCAAGCTGAGTGGTGCACTTTTGAAAAGAAAGGACAAATTCTACTTTATGAATCATGAAACTGATGTGCAAGTCAAAGTTGGCAACTCGGAGGCAAAGTTTGAGAACCTTTATAGTAGCAGTGATGAAATga GTCACATAAACGAGCATTTGATAAACATGCACTCTTCCGAAATATTGAAAGAATTGAAACCAGCATTGGAAAGCGTTGCTTCAATGCTCTTCGACGAAGTTGCAAATAAATTCTTCAGGAATATTtcatttgataaattattccccgaataa
- the LOC143913715 gene encoding circadian clock-controlled protein daywake-like, with product MKLYLMFIVIFITEVTPKKLPDYITQCKRKDPEFAKCVLTAVDKVKPYLLKGIPEIRVPPYEPLEIPKLTIDRNLEALRVKATLNNMKVDGASAFKIKNLKIDLEKYVAEVSISLPRLHVTSDYDVSGRLLLIPLAGKGTLDGNFSKIYFIIVRLQFTQNYQIRGFILLSDCSTFAKGTAKIIEKKGVKFLQLNKFNSKVKVGGGRVHFVDKDGSNALIAETAATFFNANPRLVLDIINPIVEDTADVIFTAYINRILGAIPISELLPEE from the exons atgaaGTTGTATCTGATGTTCATTGTGATCTTCATCACTGAAGTAACTCCCAAAAAATTAC CCGATTACATAACGCAATGCAAGAGGAAAGATCCGGAATTTGCAAAATGTGTTTTGACAGCGGTTGATAAAGTCAAACCGTATTTGCTCAAAGGTATTCCAGAGATTAGGGTGCCACCGTATGAACCATTAGAGATTCCCAAACTGACTATAGATAGAAATTTAGAAGCGCTGAGAGTCAAAGCCACATTGAACAATATGAAAGTAGACGGTGCGAGCgcgttcaaaatcaaaaatctcAA GATCGATCTCGAGAAATACGTCGCCGAAGTGAGCATTTCTTTGCCGCGTCTCCACGTGACTTCAGATTATGACGTCAGCGGAAGATTGCTGCTGATTCCTTTGGCTGGAAAAGGAACTCTCGATGGAAATTTCAGtaagatttattttatcatcGTCAGACTCCAGTTCACACAAAATTATCAAATTCGAGGCTTCATTTTGCTAT CTGACTGTTCCACATTCGCCAAGGGTACGGCTAAAATTATAGAGAAAAAAGGCGTGAAATTCCTGCAATTGAACAAGTTCAATTCAAAAGTCAAAGTTGGCGGCGGACGTGTTCATTTTGTTGACAAGGACGGATCAAATGCACttattg CTGAAACTGCAGCTACTTTCTTCAACGCCAACCCTCGTCTGGTTTTGGACATAATCAACCCCATAGTCGAAGACACTGCCGATGTTATATTCACAGCATACATCAATAGGATTCTAGGAGCTATTCCCATATCTGAATTGCTTCCAGAAGAATAA